In Fusobacterium periodonticum ATCC 33693, the following are encoded in one genomic region:
- a CDS encoding DUF502 domain-containing protein, which yields MRIKKNFYTGLLMILPVVITYYIFNWLFNLAFRIINNTIIIKILKRLVDFGFGEKADTFYMQVSVYIAAFLIIFLSITILGYMTKVVFFSKIIKRAIDVLERIPIIKTVYSTSKQIIGIVYSDNGESVYKKVVAVEFPRKGLYAIGFLTADKNTALKEILPDKDIMNVFVPTAPNPTSGFLLCIPKEDVYYLNMSVEWAFKLIVSGGYITEDIVKHNEQKAEQKAEENN from the coding sequence ATGAGAATAAAAAAGAATTTTTACACTGGTTTACTTATGATATTACCAGTTGTAATTACATACTATATATTTAATTGGCTTTTCAATCTAGCATTTAGAATTATAAATAACACTATAATTATAAAGATTTTAAAAAGACTGGTTGATTTTGGTTTTGGAGAAAAAGCAGATACTTTTTATATGCAAGTATCAGTATATATAGCTGCTTTCCTAATAATATTTTTGTCTATAACCATACTTGGTTATATGACAAAAGTAGTATTTTTCTCAAAAATCATAAAAAGAGCCATAGATGTATTAGAAAGAATTCCAATTATAAAAACTGTATACTCAACATCTAAGCAAATTATAGGTATTGTGTATTCAGACAATGGAGAAAGTGTATATAAAAAAGTGGTGGCTGTGGAATTTCCTAGAAAGGGGCTCTATGCTATAGGCTTCTTGACAGCTGATAAAAACACAGCTTTAAAGGAAATATTACCTGATAAAGATATAATGAATGTCTTTGTTCCAACAGCACCTAACCCAACTTCAGGTTTCTTATTATGTATTCCAAAAGAAGATGTGTACTATCTGAATATGTCTGTTGAATGGGCATTTAAACTTATAGTTTCAGGTGGTTATATTACAGAAGATATAGTTAAACATAATGAGCAAAAAGCAGAGCAGAAAGCAGAAGAAAATAACTAA
- a CDS encoding adenine phosphoribosyltransferase — MDLKKYVASIENYPKEGIIFRDITPLMNNGEAYKYATEKIVEFAREHHIDIVVGPEARGFIFGCPVSYALGVGFAPVRKPGKLPREVVEHAYDLEYGSNKLCLHKDAIQPGQKVLVVDDLLATGGTVEATIKLVEELGGVVAGLAFLIELVDLKGRDKLNDYPMITLMQY, encoded by the coding sequence ATGGATTTAAAAAAATATGTAGCATCAATAGAAAATTATCCAAAGGAAGGTATAATATTTAGAGATATTACACCACTTATGAATAATGGAGAAGCATATAAATATGCAACTGAAAAAATTGTTGAATTTGCAAGAGAACATCATATAGACATAGTTGTTGGACCTGAAGCAAGAGGATTTATATTTGGTTGTCCTGTATCATATGCTTTAGGTGTAGGTTTTGCACCTGTTAGAAAACCTGGGAAATTACCTCGTGAAGTAGTTGAGCATGCTTATGATTTAGAATATGGTTCAAATAAATTATGTTTACATAAAGATGCTATACAACCTGGACAAAAAGTACTAGTTGTTGATGACTTACTTGCAACAGGTGGAACAGTAGAAGCAACAATTAAATTAGTTGAAGAATTAGGTGGAGTAGTAGCTGGTTTAGCATTCTTAATAGAACTTGTGGACTTAAAAGGTAGGGACAAATTAAATGATTATCCTATGATTACATTAATGCAATATTAA
- the tgt gene encoding tRNA guanosine(34) transglycosylase Tgt, whose amino-acid sequence MKLAVTYKVENKDGKARAGLITTPHGEIETPVFMPVGTQATVKTMSKEELIDIGSEIILGNTYHLYLRPNDELIAKLGGLHKFMNWDKPILTDSGGFQVFSLGSLRKIKEEGVYFSSHIDGSKHFISPEKSIQIQNNLGSDIVMLFDECPPGLSTREYIIPSIERTTRWAKRCVEAHQKKDSQGLFAIVQGGIYEDLRQKSLDELSEMDEHFSGYAIGGLAVGEPREDMYRILDYIVEKCPEDKPRYLMGVGEPVDMLNAVESGIDMMDCVQPTRLARHGTVFTKKGRLIIKSERYKEDTAPLDEECDCYVCKNYSRAYIRHLIKVQEVLGLRLTSYHNLHFLIKLMKDAREAIKEKRFKEFKNDFIKKYEGK is encoded by the coding sequence ATGAAATTAGCAGTTACATATAAAGTTGAAAATAAAGATGGTAAAGCAAGAGCAGGGCTTATTACAACTCCTCATGGTGAAATTGAAACTCCTGTTTTTATGCCTGTTGGTACTCAGGCAACTGTAAAAACTATGTCAAAAGAAGAATTAATTGATATAGGTAGTGAAATCATTTTAGGAAATACCTACCATCTTTATTTAAGACCTAATGATGAATTAATAGCTAAACTAGGAGGACTACATAAGTTTATGAATTGGGATAAGCCTATTCTTACTGATAGTGGTGGCTTTCAAGTTTTTAGTTTAGGTTCTCTTAGAAAAATAAAAGAAGAAGGAGTATATTTTAGTTCTCATATAGATGGTTCTAAACATTTTATATCTCCTGAAAAATCTATACAAATACAAAATAATCTGGGTTCAGATATAGTTATGCTTTTTGATGAATGTCCACCAGGGCTTTCAACAAGAGAATATATAATTCCTTCTATTGAAAGAACTACAAGATGGGCTAAAAGATGTGTGGAAGCACATCAGAAAAAAGATAGTCAAGGTTTATTTGCCATAGTACAAGGTGGTATCTATGAAGATTTAAGACAAAAGAGCTTAGATGAACTTAGTGAAATGGATGAACATTTCTCAGGTTACGCTATAGGTGGACTCGCTGTTGGAGAGCCAAGAGAGGATATGTATAGAATACTTGACTACATTGTAGAAAAATGTCCTGAAGACAAACCTAGATATCTTATGGGAGTTGGTGAACCAGTTGATATGTTAAATGCGGTTGAAAGTGGAATAGACATGATGGATTGTGTTCAACCTACTAGACTTGCAAGACATGGAACTGTTTTCACAAAAAAAGGTAGACTTATAATTAAAAGTGAAAGATATAAGGAGGACACTGCTCCTTTAGATGAAGAATGTGATTGTTATGTATGTAAAAATTATTCAAGAGCATATATAAGACATTTGATTAAAGTTCAAGAAGTTTTAGGACTTCGTTTAACATCTTATCATAATTTACATTTCTTAATAAAACTTATGAAAGATGCAAGGGAAGCTATAAAAGAAAAAAGATTTAAAGAGTTTAAAAATGATTTTATAAAGAAATATGAAGGAAAATAA
- a CDS encoding hemolysin family protein, giving the protein MDTYLNVLILVILILLSGFFSAAETALSLYRSNYLENLDEEKHYKRYTVLKKWLKDPNSMLTAIVIGNNIVNILASSLATVVIVNYFGNKGSSVALATAIMTILILIFGEISPKLMARNNSAKIAEGVSVIIYVLSIIFTPFVYCLIFISRFVGRILGVNMESPQLLITEEDIISYVNVGNAEGIIEEDEKEMIHSIVTLGETSAKEVMTPRTSMLAFEATKTINEVWDDIIDNGFSRIPIYEETIDNIIGILYVKDLMEHIKNNELNLPIKQFVRAAYFVPETKSIIEILKEFRTLKVHIAMVLDEYGGVVGLVTIEDLIEEIVGEIRDEYDDEDESFFKKVSDTEYEVDAMTDIETINKELELDLPISEDYESLGGLIVTTTGKICEVGDEVQIDNIYLKVLEVDKMRVSKVFIKILEKENKEEE; this is encoded by the coding sequence TTGGACACGTATCTTAATGTGTTAATATTGGTAATTTTAATTTTATTGTCAGGATTTTTTTCAGCAGCAGAGACTGCATTGTCACTTTATAGATCTAATTATTTAGAGAATTTAGATGAAGAAAAGCATTATAAAAGATATACAGTATTGAAAAAATGGTTAAAGGATCCTAATTCTATGCTGACAGCAATAGTTATAGGAAATAATATAGTTAATATCTTAGCTTCATCTTTGGCTACTGTTGTTATAGTAAATTATTTTGGAAATAAAGGTTCTTCTGTGGCTTTAGCTACAGCTATAATGACTATATTGATCTTAATTTTTGGAGAAATAAGTCCTAAACTTATGGCAAGAAATAATAGTGCTAAAATAGCTGAAGGAGTCTCAGTTATTATATATGTTCTGTCTATTATATTTACTCCTTTTGTCTACTGTTTGATATTTATATCAAGATTTGTTGGTAGAATATTAGGGGTTAATATGGAAAGTCCTCAGCTTCTGATAACAGAAGAAGATATTATTTCTTATGTTAATGTTGGAAATGCTGAAGGTATCATTGAAGAAGATGAAAAAGAAATGATACATTCTATAGTTACTCTAGGTGAAACAAGTGCTAAAGAAGTTATGACACCAAGAACTTCAATGCTTGCTTTTGAAGCTACTAAAACAATAAATGAAGTTTGGGATGACATAATAGATAATGGATTTTCAAGAATACCTATCTATGAGGAAACTATCGATAATATAATAGGGATCTTATATGTTAAAGATTTAATGGAGCATATAAAAAATAATGAATTAAATTTACCCATTAAACAATTTGTAAGAGCAGCTTATTTTGTTCCTGAAACAAAATCTATAATAGAAATTTTAAAAGAATTTAGAACCTTAAAAGTCCATATTGCTATGGTTTTAGATGAATATGGTGGAGTTGTTGGACTTGTTACCATAGAAGACTTAATAGAAGAAATTGTTGGAGAAATAAGAGATGAGTATGATGATGAAGATGAAAGTTTCTTTAAAAAAGTATCTGACACTGAATATGAAGTTGACGCTATGACAGATATAGAAACAATAAATAAAGAGTTAGAATTAGATTTACCTATTTCAGAAGATTATGAAAGTCTAGGTGGGCTTATAGTTACAACTACTGGTAAAATCTGTGAAGTTGGAGATGAAGTTCAAATAGATAATATTTATTTAAAGGTTTTAGAAGTAGATAAGATGAGAGTTTCTAAAGTATTTATAAAAATTTTAGAAAAAGAAAATAAAGAGGAAGAATGA
- the radB gene encoding RadB family lipoprotein: protein MKKRIFAMFILVASMAMVACTSTGTNDGKTSEENQALKLLENKREYYKAQDKEKARLEAEAKKAQEEEARKTEERIKKDAAKAEEEAKKAEEKAMAEARKAQEEAKLMAEAKEKAMLDAKKAEEEAKLQAAKAEEEARKAQEKAIEDAKKAEEEAKLQAAKAEEEARKAQEKAIEDAKKAEEEAKLEALKVLEKKRKGN, encoded by the coding sequence ATGAAAAAAAGAATTTTTGCAATGTTTATTTTAGTGGCATCTATGGCTATGGTAGCTTGTACAAGTACAGGTACAAATGATGGAAAAACAAGTGAAGAAAATCAAGCTTTAAAATTACTTGAAAACAAAAGAGAATATTATAAAGCTCAAGATAAAGAAAAAGCTAGATTAGAAGCTGAAGCTAAGAAAGCTCAAGAAGAAGAAGCTAGAAAAACTGAAGAGAGAATCAAGAAAGATGCTGCAAAGGCTGAAGAAGAAGCTAAAAAAGCTGAAGAAAAAGCTATGGCAGAGGCTAGAAAGGCTCAAGAAGAGGCTAAATTAATGGCTGAAGCTAAAGAAAAAGCTATGCTAGATGCTAAAAAAGCCGAAGAAGAAGCTAAATTACAAGCTGCTAAAGCTGAGGAAGAAGCTAGAAAAGCCCAAGAGAAAGCTATAGAAGATGCTAAAAAGGCTGAAGAAGAAGCTAAATTACAAGCTGCTAAAGCTGAGGAAGAGGCTAGAAAAGCCCAAGAAAAAGCTATAGAAGATGCTAAAAAGGCTGAAGAGGAAGCTAAATTAGAGGCTTTAAAAGTTTTAGAAAAGAAAAGAAAAGGAAACTAA
- a CDS encoding tetratricopeptide repeat protein, giving the protein MAMKKITIVILSFLFLACFNSQKEKNYNFIKGLNEYQKNDKVSALENYKKAYEMDKNNIVLLNEIAYLYVDLGNYEEAEIYYKKALEIKPNDENSLKNLLQLLYFQDKRMEMKKYIPFIIDKNSFTYNLNNFRVAILENDEMEVEKSLLRISSNDKFLEEYNESFYVELASVAGISNNTVKYSNIIFEKAYKKYANKNKEIVKIYSNFLIEIKEYRKAEEILMKCIVNNEDNLDEYALLKTLYTKENNKEKLENLKKILKNKI; this is encoded by the coding sequence ATAGCTATGAAGAAGATTACAATAGTTATATTAAGTTTTTTATTTTTAGCTTGTTTTAATAGTCAGAAAGAAAAAAATTATAATTTTATTAAGGGTTTAAATGAATATCAAAAGAATGATAAGGTTTCTGCCTTAGAAAACTATAAAAAAGCCTATGAAATGGATAAAAATAACATTGTTTTACTCAATGAAATAGCTTATCTCTATGTTGATTTAGGAAATTATGAAGAAGCTGAAATTTATTATAAAAAAGCTTTGGAAATAAAGCCTAATGATGAAAATTCTTTAAAAAATTTGCTACAATTATTATATTTTCAAGATAAGAGAATGGAAATGAAAAAATATATTCCTTTTATTATTGATAAAAATAGTTTCACCTATAATCTTAATAATTTTAGAGTGGCAATTTTAGAAAATGATGAAATGGAAGTAGAAAAATCTCTATTAAGAATAAGTTCAAATGATAAATTCTTAGAGGAATATAATGAAAGTTTTTATGTAGAACTTGCCAGTGTTGCAGGTATATCAAATAACACAGTAAAATATTCTAATATTATTTTTGAAAAAGCTTATAAAAAATATGCTAATAAAAATAAAGAAATAGTTAAAATATATTCTAATTTTTTAATAGAAATAAAAGAATATAGAAAAGCTGAAGAAATTTTAATGAAGTGCATTGTTAACAATGAAGATAATTTAGATGAGTATGCACTTTTAAAAACATTGTATACTAAAGAAAATAATAAAGAAAAATTAGAAAATTTAAAAAAGATTTTAAAAAATAAAATATAA
- a CDS encoding ACT domain-containing protein: MAIKSKDKDNKEFYIVDKRILPKSIQNVIKVNDLILKTKMSKYSAIKKVGISRSTYYKYKDFIKPFYEGGEDKVYSLHLSLKDRVGILSDVLDVIAREKISILTVVQNMAVDGIAKSTILIKLTQSMLKKVDKIISKIGKVEGIADIRISGSN; the protein is encoded by the coding sequence GTGGCTATAAAATCAAAAGACAAAGATAATAAAGAATTTTATATAGTAGACAAAAGAATTTTACCTAAATCTATTCAAAATGTAATAAAGGTTAATGATTTAATTTTAAAGACTAAAATGTCTAAATACAGTGCTATTAAAAAAGTTGGAATAAGTAGAAGTACTTATTATAAATATAAAGACTTTATAAAACCATTTTATGAAGGTGGAGAAGATAAAGTTTATAGTTTACATCTATCATTAAAAGATAGAGTTGGAATTTTATCTGATGTTTTAGATGTAATTGCTAGAGAAAAAATAAGTATACTGACAGTAGTTCAAAATATGGCGGTTGATGGAATAGCTAAGTCAACTATTCTTATTAAGCTAACTCAAAGTATGTTAAAAAAAGTTGATAAAATCATATCAAAAATTGGTAAAGTAGAAGGTATCGCAGATATTAGAATATCAGGAAGTAATTAA